One part of the Ornithodoros turicata isolate Travis chromosome 2, ASM3712646v1, whole genome shotgun sequence genome encodes these proteins:
- the LOC135383510 gene encoding uncharacterized protein LOC135383510: MSQVVAPPSLMNLVTQKGTSPIPCDSLVDTQAESSSSVMGGAPSVEQVQQESPVLSQEYMEEKEQHVSELLWDPLVSVDTEEAEGPREGTSGSALEEDSSPGSGNHASQVEEKRFTSLPGPSTSAQKLWVSSVPCVGAADTQLLALRSHSSFGKSPGSFCLAWCVILGYRAGAYSRICI, encoded by the exons ATGAGCCAG GTAGTGGCTCCACCATCACTGATGAACCTCGTGACACAAAAG GGCACGTCACCAATTCCCTGTGACTCTCTGGTTGACACGCAGGCG GAGAGTTCTAGTTCTGTGATGGGAGGTGCACCCTCTGTGGAGCAAGTTCAACAG GAATCCCCCGTGCTATCACAagaatacatggaggaaaaggAACAG CATGTTTCTGAACTCCTGTGGGACCCTCTTGTCAGCGTGGACACTGAGGAAGCTGAAGGACCACGAGAG GGCACAAGTGGGTCTGCACTCGAGGAAGACTCATCCCCTGGTTCTGGAAACCATGCAAGTCAG GTTGAAGAGAAAAGATTTACTTCCCTCCCTGGCCCTTCTACAAGTGCGCAAAAGTTATGGGTAAGCTCAGTCCCGTGTGTAGGTGCTGCAGACACACAGCTGCTAGCATTACGCAGTCATTCATCGTTCGGCAAAAGCCCCGGATCCTTCTGTCTTGCATGGTGTGTAATTTTAGGTTACAGAGCAGGTGCATATAGCCGCATCTGCATTTAA